The DNA region TAAACTCGGTAACTGTTATCTTTTCTAGcatttcattattattattttttatttggttgATTATTTAGTAAAaaggaattttatttttgtatttaatagACAATCATAGATAAcgaataattcaataaaaagaTATATAATGAGTCATAATTATGACACCCCAGTTCTAAAGGCTTTATACTGTTTAATTAACCACACAAGCAGAAAGAACCACGAATTTGATCCATCAATGTACCGATAAGAAAATCCTCTGTTCTCCTTATCGCAATCGAACTGTGTGTATATAAATGGAATAAAAATGTGGTAGAAGGCAAATTAAAACGCAGTCGAGCAGAAAGACCCAAGGAACAgaatcaaaacaaaatcagGAAACATGTCTGATGTTAATATAAGTCTCCAGTGCGCGGAATGCTACCATCGTCGAGGAGTCCTTTACTACGCAAATCCTTTGGCCTGGGGACGTCCTTGCCGCCGATGCCGCAGAACGATGTCCAGAAATGTTGTGGTAGTGCCAACTCAGATGGGAGTTCCTGTAGCTACCAATAACACCGCCAACATAACCACCACAACCACTTTTGTACCAGTCACTGTGTCCACCTACTGAATCGGAACGATCTCAAGAAGTTCAGGTCCTAAGAAGTTCAATAAAAACCAATTATAAAGCAAATATTTCATcgttttacattttaaattaagaatTTTATAAGTACGATAAGTATGTCTTAAATTTGAGCTTTATATTGTGGGTTGAAGTCATTATTAAGGCTCATTTGAAGTATGggatatttctttttaaagagGGTCATAttcttaacccattttcatgttcgaattttccatatttccaatggctttcagaaggggaacccaaaactgcacttccaaattccataacttgagttttTGAACACCAattttgaagtgggatacctctattagtgtgtggttgaattctctaatatccTGCATTCagatttttctttttaaagagggtcatatttttaacccattttcatgttcgaatttttcgtatttccaatggcttttCCAATgtgaacccaaaactgcactaccaaattccataacttgagttttTGAACaccgattttgaagtgggatacctctacgAGTTTGttgttgaattctctaatattctgcattcaaatttttctttttaaaaaggGTCCCATTTTTaatccattttcatgttcgatttttccgtatttccaatggctttcccaatgggaacccaaaactgcacttccaaattccataacttgagttttTGAACACCGATTTTGTAGTGGGacacctctatgagtttgtggttaaattctctaatattctgCATTCAAATTTTTCTTTCAAAACAGGGTCatatttttaacccattttcatgttcgtattttccatatttccaatggctttcccaatgggaacccaaaactgcacttccaaattccataacttgagttttTGGACACCGATTTTGTAGTGGGacacctctatgagtttgtggttgaattctctaatattctgcattcaaatttttctttttaaagagggtcatatttttaacccattttcatgttcgagttttccgtatttccaatggctttcccaatgggaacccaaaactgcactaccaaattccataacttgagttttTGGACACCGATTTTGTAGTGGGATACCtgtatgagtttgtggttgaattctctaatattctgcattcaaatttttctttttaaaaagggtcccatttttaacccattttcatgttcgatttttccgtatttccaatggctttcCCAATGGGAACCCTAAACTGCACTtccaaattccataacttgagttttTGGACACCGATTTTGTAGTGGGacacctctatgagtttgtggttgaattctctaatattctgcattcaaattttttttcaaaacagggtcatatttttaacccattttcatgttcgaattttccatatttccaatggctttcccaatgggaacccaaaactgcactacCAAATTTCCTAACTAGAGTTTTTGGATaccgattttgaagtggaatacctctatgagtttgtggttgaattctttaatattctgcattcaaatttttctttttaaaaagggtcccattttcatgttcgatttttccgtatttccaatggctttcccaatgggaacccaaaactgcacttccaaattccataacttgagttttTGGACACCGATTTTGTAGTGGGacacctctatgagtttgtggttgaattctctaatattctgCATTCCAATTTTTCTTTCAAAACAGGGTCatatttttaacccattttcatgttcgaattttccatatttccaatggctttcccaatgggaacccaaaactgcactaccaaattccataacttgagttttTGGACaccgattttgaagtggaatacctctatgagtttgtggttgaattctctaaagTTCTGCACTCAAATTTTTCGCTCTAAAGATTGTCATATTTTTAAGCCactttcatgttcgattttttttatatttccaatggctttcagaaggtgaacccaaaactgcacttccagattccataacttgagtatTTGGACTCCGAatttgaagtgggatacctctatgagttcgTGGTTTAATTGTCTTATACTCTTCATTTAATTATTCTTTTAAAAGAGGGTCAATATTTTAGCCTACTTATTCCCGTTTTTCGTAGAGCTTGACATTAAAACACCATTAATGCCGCAAAAGTGTGAAGAATTTTTTATTGTACATTTgtgttaatttttaaatatttaccgTCGTGTCAGAACTTGATTAAGCCGGACCATTCAatattgttattatatttttacgGATCTTATTCAAAGGTAATACTTCTGATATCTTATCAGAATTCTAAGAGATcaatatacactggtcggcatatgtattttgacaaaacaaaagttaagtatactcataacttgaatttacttcttgtaaactataggcatcaatggaaaggtaatttcaatgccgtttgaatgatacaatacatttctttacccattcagtatttattgaaaaggacgaatttgtgtaaatcaacttttaaattttttttaaaaacttttttccccgacttgaaaacttaaattttttgatgcaaaaagtttcttcaaacaaaaataatagtaactgcaaaaagaatttttcaaaaatcattttgcttatattttttatgattttttgaaaatgcttagaaacatgcattttagccatatttttctctttttcatacaaattttttccgacagtgtcacctttaaaaaatcataaaaaatgtaagcaaaatgatttttgaaaaattctttttgcagttactattatttttgtttgaagaaactttttgcatcaaaaaatttaagttttcaagtcgaggaaaaaagtttttaaaaaaaatttaaaagttgatttacacaaattcgtccttttcaataaatactgaatgggtaaagaaatgtattgtatcattcaaacggcattgaaattacctttccattgatgcctatagtttacaagaagtaaattcaagttatgagtatacttaacttttgttttgtcaaaatacatatgccgaccactgtaaaTGTAAGTGAGAAGTTCATCAATCTCAATAGCTTATAAGAATTGGTTTACAATTCTGATCTACCTTAACACCCCTCTAGTTTTCAAGTTCCCGATTCCCCCAGGTGATTCACGGACTTCAGTTAATGCCAAGGCAACCCCCAGTTATGCGAACCGCATGAATCAGCAACCTAAGCCAACTATAATATACATTATAATACAATCGAGCAGCCCTGGTAAAATTTAATCACTAAGGGGTGCCAGAAACGTTGATCGATCAATGTACTGATAAAAAGCTGAGAGGATTTCCTTATCACAGTCTTCAGTGTCGAACCACtgaacaaataaaatatatataaaagagcCCAGCGAAAAAATTTAACAGTAAGCGCTATAAAGTCATAGTAACAAGACCAAGTAATACTCAATATCGGGGAAAATGAGTAACGTTAATAATGTCAATATCAACGTCCAGTGCGAGTGCTACCACCGCCGAGGACTTCTTTATTACGCCAATCCCTTGGCTTGGGGGCGTCCTTGCCGCAGATGTCGTCGCATGATGTCCAGGAATAATATCGTGGTGACCGTGCCAGCAGGACAGGTGGCTACGCCAGTGCAAACCACCGCCACCACAGTGATACCTGCCCAGAGTGCGACCCACTGGCAGATGCAGCAGGAGCCTCAGACCATGTCCGCCCTGCCACCTAAGTACGACCAAGTTGTTGCCGCCAACTAAATtcatgaaaataaaaaatatataaaaacacaCAATAAAAATTCCTTAAAGAACATTGCAAAATCTATGAATATCCTACTgatgtttaaaaatatctccTCTTCTTTTATAAACGTGTTATCAAGGGCATCAAAATTTATGGGACTAAGGAATAGGTGTAATTGTATAAATTCCGTGTGTAACTTCCTTAAAACATTTGgaaaaatagattttatttGCCCTAAAGAGAAGATGCTTTTTCTAGAGGTTTATTTCCTTGTGTTTAATATGCAGTATAGTTAGTAATACAATGCAAATGGGATTCCCAGCTCATTTGCTAGGAAACGGAAATAATAAAGATCGTTTAAGAAACACAGGGGCACAAACGGAAAGTTGTCACTGCACTGGCCGAAAATCCCAGCTGAGACCCGCTTTAATGAGAATTAATTGGCcccgctgctgctgcaaaCCAGGGTTGCCAACTACTTTGTGCAATTAAAACCAATTGTATCTAACAGATACACGGAGCAGGTTAAGACCTAACTAAGTCGTTTCCCGGGTATAGCATGCATTTTGTATACCCTAAGttgtaataatatacaatATTATGTGCATTCCCAAACAAACTTACActtgcatttttattattgctaattacattttgtatcattattacatttaaatccTTCGAAATATTAGAATTAGAAACACAAATAGCTCAACAAATTGATGATTATTCCACGCACTTAGAAGGGTATTCGAGCCATAGACTTAAGAACTAATTTAGTTTCGCTGTGTGTGCTTTATTGCCACCTTAACAAAGGTCTCTAACCAGGTTTAGCTGCATCATAAAACTTTTCTGCACATAATAATTCATATTAAACTTAGCCGGCTATTCGCTAGCTTCCTCTCTTTCTTCTCTTCTCTGGTCgtctctttttattttttttccggCTTGGGTCACTCATTCATTCATTTGTTCGTTTTCAAAACAAAGGATGCCCTTTGTTAGTCTGGAATTCACTGCAaggatatataaatatattaattcaagTTAATATTTTGTCAAGTTTTCTAAGTAAAATGTaaatttgccatatagacaataACGTTTAAATAAAGCGTAGTTCAAAAATTACACTATAAGATTACAAAAAGTTGAAAACTTAATAgctaaataaatttaaataaatattgtacGTTTATGTATTACTCTTTTTacaaaactttttgttttagTTGGTCAGCTTTTAAAGAACCTGGATCATAGACACTACCTACCAAGAGAACTATTTTACCAACCTTAACCCCTTTTCACCACAGACTTTATGTTTTCCCTTAAACATTCGCTTCATCAGACGCCGGCGACCTGTTTTCGCTGTTGTTTTATAAACAATGGAAGTATTATGTGCGGGGCAACAACAATAGCCGTGGGTGGAAAAGCGTTTAGGTTATGCGGGGGgagggaaaatggaaaacatGTCGGAAAATATATAGTAGAAGCTGCTGCTTCGGAGGCAGTCAAAAAACAAGGTGTTTCCGACAATTTTTGCCCGCCCTAGGCCCAACGTCAACGTCATTGTCGACCGTTTAGCGTCTTGGAAAATTCCGAAAACGATTAAGGGGGAGGTTTTAGAGGGTGTTAAGTAGCTGGAGTTCTTAACCCCTTGCTTACCTCGTTTTCTTGACGATTGAGGAACCTGCAGTTAGCCCCAAACGATTTCCCCCCGCCCCAAAACCATTAATTAAACCCAACCCAAAGGCTTTGCCGTCCCCATTTTGATTTTGCCCTTTGTTTCGGTTGGCTTTTGTCTACTCGTTTTCAGATATTTTAGCCaggaacattttttaattgtgTTTCCGGTAATTTACActctattaaaaaatttacttCTCCATAAAGCGAGCCTTAACCCTTGACTGGCTGCTGATACGCATTGTCAACTCATCAAAAGTGCCGTCAATTATCATCACAACGTCATTGGTTTTCGTCTACTTCAGCTGCTATGGGCAAAATCAAATTACATTAATAACTCGAGATGGGCATAAATCAGGTCCACAAAAGTGGTTGAATTTTCCGTTTTACCCTTCGATTTCCCCTTCCCATGAAGCCAATCATGATCTAACCACTCTCAACTCATCAAATCTGCTGGGAAAATTGTTTggaaattttaaacaaaaaccaaaagccCAAAACCAGCAGGTGGGAGAAAAAGAAGTCGAGGAGAAAGCCGCAAATTTTGGAACATTTTACTAGCCACGCCCACCAGCTGCCGCCCCttgcacacacacagacaaaCCCTTTTGTTGTGATTGT from Drosophila subpulchrella strain 33 F10 #4 breed RU33 chromosome 2L, RU_Dsub_v1.1 Primary Assembly, whole genome shotgun sequence includes:
- the LOC119547934 gene encoding uncharacterized protein LOC119547934 translates to MSDVNISLQCAECYHRRGVLYYANPLAWGRPCRRCRRTMSRNVVVVPTQMGVPVATNNTANITTTTTFVPVTVSTY
- the LOC119547598 gene encoding uncharacterized protein LOC119547598; this encodes MSNVNNVNINVQCECYHRRGLLYYANPLAWGRPCRRCRRMMSRNNIVVTVPAGQVATPVQTTATTVIPAQSATHWQMQQEPQTMSALPPKYDQVVAAN